TAAGTCACCGAATTGTTAGTAGTGAGAACAAAAGCCAAAAACGCCAAAACCACAAAAAAACACAATAATACCCTGATCTTAGTCCTCAAATTACTCTGTAATATCTTGGACACACGAGCTACAGTACTAGTGTGAGTGGAGTTAGTGGATTTAATGGGTAAAAAGGTGATAACGGGTAGAATGAGGAGGTGAAAGAGAAGTTTGGTAGGGTTGATGAGAAGGTGTAGTAGTGTGACTTTCCGGGTTAGGAGATCAACGCTCTTGGTGTTATCGTGGAAGACtaaaaagtataataaaaacacTGAAAAAAATAGACAACTCAGGAAGTCAAACAGACAGTAACGGCgcaaattttttatcatttaatcAACAGatagaataatttacatattaaaaataaattaacaaaataatttgttggaattattaattgttatttttcaaaaataatcaagttattgtgtaaattttgagttttatttttttccaattttatatagtaaatataacattaatttagggaatataatagtatagtttagagtataaaatacacaatAGTGAaaacataaatttaaagataataaatttaaagataataaatttaaagataataaataaaaaaataatattaaacaatttgtATGAATGGTTGGAATCTGagggtaaaaaatttcaaatttggCTAAATTCAAGtaaatcaaattttcaGTCACATACTCCAAATTACGCCGTAAACAGCTTTAACAATGTGGAACAGAAGTGTTAAGGGTTGAGTTAGGGGTGAGAGGTTAGAGTTAAGAGTGAGAGTAATTGTAACCCCATGAGGGTGAATGAAGGAAATTGAGCTGAATGAAATCAGTTCAAGTATTTACGATTTCGGCCAGGATTTAACTGATTTAATGCTCTTTCATTATGCCCACGAATTACTCATCCGAACCTAACCACGACAAACGGATTCCAACCCGTAACACCTTTCCACCCCGCCCTAAACTCTAACTCTTTCCAACACTTCTTCTCTTTACTCGGACGTGTTTCACCTTTTTTCACCttttttcacattttcGACTTTTTTTCACTTTTTCCAGAGTTTTTCACTTTTTCGACAGTTTTTGACGtaatttgaaataatttcaaaataaaattaaataaaataatttaaagtaataatttaaaaaaattggCAATCTCGGCATAACGtaatttcatatttatttttaatttacgagttaacattttatctattttacattagttaatagtaatagtgaTTGGATTTGTAGATTGTTATGCGATTGTGTTATAATTTAGTGCGTGGCTTGTTATTGCAGAAGATGGGAGCGCACTTGAGTAGTCCGAAGACTGAGAAGGTGTCGACGAGCGGCGGTGACTTCAGACTCGACTCCACAGTCTTCGGCGCAACGTCCATGCAAGGCTGGAGAATCTCCATGGAAGACGCACATCTCACCATACCCTCGTACAACAATACCGGTACCACTTTTACCCAGACCCCCCAGAATTAGTAGTTATCATcatttacttaattattaccatagttaatttttacccaGACTCCCCAGATATAGTAGTTATCACATTctacttaatttttacccCGACTCCCGGGAATTCGTAGTTATCACATTCTACTTtgttattactatacaacagtaaaaaatacccCTACTCCCCGGAATTCGTAGCTATCAActtttacttaattatacagTAAAAAAGTGTTCGACTCCCCGGAATTAGTAGTTATGGTGGTTTACTTAAataatactcttaactatacacaTAATAATATGATAGGAGATCGTGTGATGACCCCTGGAACGGGTGACGAGAGCATTTCTGTGGGGAGTATTTACGGTGTGTTTGACGGTCACGGTGGTAACTGTGTGAGTCGTTGGGTGTCTGAGAATTTTTCAAATGTGTTTTCTAAGGAGTTTCGGGACGTGAGGCGACGGTACTTAGAGGGCAGTTTAGTGCCTAAGCATGAGTCAGACTCCGTAGAGTCAAAATTAGTAGCCGAAGCGCTGCAAAATAGTTTCCTCAGACTTGACCAACACCTAGCCACACCCGAAGTCGACTCACAACTTCACCTCATCTCCAACCGCAAAAACGATGAAATCGACTCCACTAACCTTTTTAAAGTTCTCTTACCcgaaaaattaaataacaGACAACACGCCATTGATATCATACAACAACTCACTTCATTCGATAACTCCTTCACGCCAGCCACTGATACAACACGTATTAACCtagttatatttaattctaCCCCAACTCCCAAAATTTAGTAGTTATCATcatttacttaattattatatagtattaaattattggttGACTCCCCAGATTTAGTAGTTATGACATTCTACCTAACTTTACCTCGACTCCCCGGAATTAGTAGTTATGAGAATCTGCATTGATTGTGTAGAGGTGGAGGAGGAATTGAACAAGTATGACAGTATTCCGTACTATAAAGACGACCAGGTGGATGAAGCAACAATTAACAGCGAGCTCGGAATTGACACCGACGAACCCATGGAATCCGACGGATCCGTCGGTGGCACTACTACACAACTTACAACCACACACACTGACACTTCTCACACTTCTCAAACTTCTAACACTTCTAACACTACTACTCAAACTGAAAGTGACACGGCCGCATTTGGTACGTATGGTACGGCGGTGACAACGGTGGTTAACACGTTGTTAACGCAGAAGGAGCGGGAGGATTTATATGCAATGGGTTGTGGCGCTACGAGTGTAGTGGTTGTGGTGTTGGAGGACCCGGTGCCGTGTGTCGTAGTGGCAAACGCCGGTGACTCCCGCTGTGTCTTATCAAGGAATAAGCTAGCGGTTCCGTTATCGGTGGACCATAAGCCGACGGACGAGCTTGAGCTTAGTCGGATCCGCCGTGCCGGAGGCAATGTCATCAACGGCCGCGTTGACGGGAACCTGAACCTCTCCCGCAGCCTAGGCgatttatcatttaaaatgGACCAGAATTTGGACCAAAGGGAGcagaaaattatttcatttcCCGATATACAAATTGTTAAACTCACAAGAGACGACGAGTTTCTCGTACTCGCATGCGACGGCATCTGGGACTGCAAATCAAACCAACAAGTCGTCGACTTCATACACACCAAACTGACACAATACGCCGATAAACTCCAAGATAAACATTCTCACGGTGTAGGTGTGGGTGATAAACATGGTCACGGTGTAGGTGTGGGAGATAAACATGGTCACGGCGTAGGAATGGGAATGGGAATGGGAATGGACAGGAGGAAGGAGGTGTTGGAGAGGATATGTGAGGAGTTGTGTGATTTGTGTTTGAGTAGTAACCCGAGCGAGTCTGAAGGGATCGGATGCGATAACATGACAGTCATCATCGTACTATTCAACCAACaactgtataataaaatacattaatcTACATTCAATCTCTATACCTTACTTAGTCTTTTAAGAGGTTAATTTGCTTctatttatacattatttagcCTATTTTTAGCTCtattttagtgttttaAGAGGTTAATTTGCTCctatttatacattatttatcgTTATTTTGGTGTTATTTGAGTGTTAATTTAGTGTTTAGGATAAATTAGGTAGTATTGTACTGAGTACCTGTGATTTAGACTATtgtatttaaaatactcttaactactgtaatacactattaactatatacttagaATAGTGTActtagtattatagtataatactatatactattcCTAGACTTACTAGTATTACCTATAGTACTgtagtatactatattacTACTGTACCCAGGACcttaaacccagacacctaattactatactaaagTAATATAACACCTTAACTAATACTTAAGATACTTAGACTATACTcttaaacccagacacataatactatactactactataatactataatactatactgtatatactatataatatacactaTGTATAGTACATTAGTAGTTATATGGTAAAGTGTATAAGATTAGTTAACTGATCTTGCTACTATTATTACCCTATTATTAACAgttaattaactaaatctAATCATGTTAATGGTATGGATTTGGTAATGTTTGATCTGCAGTGTGAGTATGAACGAGTCATGAGATAGTCTAATTCCTGCTCCTGAATTAACAAAATGATCCGTTAGATCCATTAATCTAACATAGATTAACAAGTTAACAACATTAGTAACATTATAAactttgttaattatgtgAAAATTAGTTTCAACCTGgatctaataataattttaagatttgACGTTAAACTTGAGAGAACTCaagttattaattaaattacacTCAGATCTAATGTTACTTTATTCCAAATCCTcaaatacaaattaatCAACCCAAAACTCTCAACAACCAAATTCACAAATCTCatacaacaaattaatacaaCAATTTgataacaatttaataacaaatttgacATAACTTAATATAACttggtaaataaataaagagGGAGGAATgatattgataatattgttgTTTGGGATGGTTGTATGTTTGGACCCGGTGGATATAGACTTACTGCAGCCTTTGAATATCCCGGGAATAAGAACCCAGCAAGTAACATTTTACGGTGTAGAATACCTTATAATAGATCCGGATCCTGAGCATTTTATTAACACTGTCCGGTACGGCAACAATTTAATGTTCCAGAAGAATGAGAATAACAGCTGTTTGAAGATAGTCAGGGTGAATAACGGGGTTCACAGTTTTTTGTATCTCCGTGTAATCACACCGGCGAATCAGGATATTCAACTGAGATTTTTCCTGCAAGACGGACCACCAGTACTTGGTAGAATGTCACCCACGGTCACAACTGTCAACACAGTCATGAGATACGCCGCCAACCTGCATCCCTCACTCAATCCCAGAGGCTTTAACATCTTCGATAATCCTCTACCACTAGACGAAGATGAAGGCGATAGCGATGATGATGATAGTGACGGGGATGAAGGTGATGAGGGAGATGAGGGACCAGAGGGAGGAGAAGGAGACGATGGAGATGAGGGACCAGAGGGAGGAGATGGAGCAGTGGATGAGGGAATTGATCACGATTTTGACCAGGACATCGATGACGCGGTGAGTGGAATCTTGGGAGTAGGAGATTTACCAAATGTACAAGCAGCACTGGGAGTGGATCAGGAAGGAATACAAGGAATGATCGGAGGATTAAATCAATTCATACCAAATCTACCTGAAATTCCAGAACAAGATGAACCAGGTTGTACCACTAGATATACCACCAGATATACAcccagagggagctaattaactatatacccctagagggagctaaattatcatatacccgagagggagctaaattaactatatacttagaattatatacccgagagggagctatcttactgtataccccgagagggagctacttaactatatacttagagttatatacccctagagggagctatcttactgtatacccctagagggagctatcttaatatatacccctagagggagctaatttatataccctagagggagctatcttaatatatacccctagagggagctaattaaatatatagttatttatatatacccctagagggagctaattaaatatatagtaaataatgtcTAATGCTATTTTAGAACAAGATGAAACACACCAAGAACCCGTACCCATTCCCGAGGAACCTGTAGAACCTGTCGAATCAGAACCTGTGGAAGAACCTGTAGAAGAGAGTGAATCAGAATACCCGGTGCCGGATGAGTCTGAAGCCCCGATAACGCAGCCTGGAACTCCGGTAACTCAATTCTTATATGCTGATGAGATCCTTGGTCCAATCTCAGACAGTGAAACTGAAGACTTATTTGAGCAAGAACACTTGGAGCCAGGAACTGAAACTCCCGTAAGTCAATTTGACCCATTGGAACTACACGACTTGGGAATTGAAACTATGGAACAATACCAAGGGGGATTTACTGTAGATTATGAACCTGTCCAATCTACCGGGGAAACCCCCGGAGACACACAAACTTTAGATCAAATAATCACACAGTTGGTAGAGTTACAGCAAAAGTATAATGAACAGTTCAATAAAGTTGTGGAATCTGCACAGTCTGAAGATGTAATTCCAGTTGTTCAGGGCGAAACTACGCCAAAGGAAAGTGGGCAAAAAGGGGCCGAAGTGGTGGAAGTTGAACTGGAATCAGAAGTGGAATCCGAAGGACATTACGACATTTACGATGAAGACAAAACTGATACCGAAGGAGAGCAAGAACCTATGgaagaaaattaattttttacaacaattaattattttaatttttgaataatttattaatttttaaattattttaatttttaaataatttattaatttgattaatttattaatttgattaatttattaatttgtgaaAATTTGAGAATCTGAACCCACGGATctcaaaataatttatcctctgtaatatatcaaatttcataattattttattattaatttaatcccttgtaatatattaaaattattattttatttttgttaaatttgtagaatTTGTAGATTTTGTAGAATTTGTGGAAGAATGGACTTGAACATATCTGCCGCGGAGAGAACAAAATTCTTCAACTGTTCAAAACACTTTTGGTCTAATGTGCCAATGGAGATTTACTTCTCCAACGagaaaaataaactttTAACCATCCGCGACGGTGAGACTACCGTCTGGACCAGCGCTCACGGCAGCTACTGTAAATTCCTCTACGCCTACGGTAACTCCAAGGAAATTACCCTTCTACAACTCATCACACTACAAAATCACTCCCATCAACGGCTCTACTACTGTAAACTCAACAAAGTTAGTGGCAACAGTGGGGACAAAGTTAACAATGGGGACACTGACAATGGGAACACTGATAAGGTGTGGTTGGAGGTGGACAGGGATGTGTTGTTTGAGGAGATGAGTGTGTTGAGTGAGGGATTGCCGAGTAACGAGAGTGAGATGGAGCGTTGGACTGCAGAGTCGAACTTTCACAATTTTGTACCAAAGGAGAAGCCGAAATACTTTGCCGTAGACCTGGATCGCACTTTCCTCATACACAACTCAAAGAAAATGATTGAAAACGTTAAATCATTCGAACATCTAAGAGAAAATAACTTTGTACCATTTTTTTGTACAGGTACGGCTTTACGGGGCTTGCTACCGCTCACACAGCTTATTTACTCTTATTTACTCTTATTTAGTCTATAGGACTCTCTTTAGCCCCCGGGCTCCTACTTATCCCTTAATTACCTTACCCCATTATTTCTcaatttgcaaccttttgatattttatttattatttacaattgttTTTTACGAAATGTGTTGTTACTGCAGCAATATTGACTGggtgagaaaatttatttctcctaacccgatcaacttttgcattttattttttttacccatttttaacaattattttttcataattttgaCCAATCTTAGTTTACTATAGTTAtctgtaaaaatgtgtaggcCGTTCGTATCAATGTGCGTTTGATGGTTTTAATGAGATAATGTCACAGTATTCCACGTACAACGGATACCCCGGCGTATACAACAACGGCGCCATGGTATTTGACTCCCACGGCAACATTATCCACTCCAACACCTTCTCTCACGAGTACATGGAAAAATTAGTTCAATACATTGTGGAGAACAATTTGGAGGAGTATTTCCTGTTCCATGACGTGGACGACTTTTACTGCCTCAAAGACCCGCTCTTTTTAACCAGTAAACTGTTCCTCTTTTACGAATTTCTCAATCCCAAGGTTATCTCACCTTCTGAACTCGTGAGTAAATCAATTGTTATGACGTATTTTGGCAAGTATTTGGTGGAGTTTGGTCCGTTTGTGAATGGTGTGGACCACATTGGGAAGTTTACGCTTTATGAATTATTTGCCGAAATCGTACCGCCAGGCACTTCCAAGTGCTCCGGCGTCAAACACATAATGCAGCACTATAATCTTAGTAGTAAAGAATTATACTTTGTGGGCGATGGCGAGAATGACGTGGAGATAATGCAAATGCTGGAGAACTCATTCGCAGTGTTAAATGCGCCAGATAGAGTCAAGAAATTCGCCAAGTTTACATTACCCAAGACACACGACAATAACGCAGTCAAACTACTCTTCAACACCATTTaccattaattttttcatacCGTGTAATTAGGATTCATTAGTAGTTAAGATTTGTGATAGTAATTTGTTATTCTTATACATTATGATAGTAATTATGTAGAAATATGTTAGAAAATTGGAATGTGAATAGTTGAGAGTTGTagaggaaaataattacaattaTTGCTGCTAGGGGAGAcccagagggagctacataattatatacccctagagggagctacataattatatacccctagagggagctacataattatatacccctagagggagctacataattatatacccctagagggagctaccTTATcatatacccctagagggagctatcttatcatatacccctagagggagctaataatataaggggagagggagctacttaactatataatcttaactatagtatactacaatactatgtataatatgtataatatattataatattagtgtgtaatgGTTTGGGAATACGAGGGTATGAGTGTGTGGATCTGAAATGAGTGAGATTGGAACGGGTCCCTCCTCATGTTTCCAGATGATTTTACCTTGAATTTCCACTTCCAAACACTGTTCCTCACCAAACATAATTACTTCAGTCTTACCATCTGTTATTGTTCTCCTAGTCTTGAATCTGGTAAGTAGTTTCCCTGGCTCCACCCAGTCATTGGAATATCCCACCATATCCAAACTTTTTAATCTATTCTCTTTAAACAATAAACTCATAGTATTTCTCTTGagattaaataataattggaTTGGTAATCCCTGAAAAGGATCTTCACAATAGGACCACAATAACTTGTCACCCAGTTTCAAGTGGTAACACATGAAATTCAGTGATATCTTGAATATTAATCCACATAACCTTGTTCTACACTCTTTTATCCTAGTTAAATTGATAT
Above is a window of Theileria parva strain Muguga chromosome 2, complete sequence, whole genome shotgun sequence DNA encoding:
- the Ppm1g gene encoding Protein phosphatase 2C family protein gives rise to the protein MRLCYNLVRGLLLQKMGAHLSSPKTEKVSTSGGDFRLDSTVFGATSMQGWRISMEDAHLTIPSYNNTGDRVMTPGTGDESISVGSIYGVFDGHGGNCVSRWVSENFSNVFSKEFRDVRRRYLEGSLVPKHESDSVESKLVAEALQNSFLRLDQHLATPEVDSQLHLISNRKNDEIDSTNLFKVLLPEKLNNRQHAIDIIQQLTSFDNSFTPATDTTQVEEELNKYDSIPYYKDDQVDEATINSELGIDTDEPMESDGSVGGTTTQLTTTHTDTSHTSQTSNTSNTTTQTESDTAAFGTYGTAVTTVVNTLLTQKEREDLYAMGCGATSVVVVVLEDPVPCVVVANAGDSRCVLSRNKLAVPLSVDHKPTDELELSRIRRAGGNVINGRVDGNLNLSRSLGDLSFKMDQNLDQREQKIISFPDIQIVKLTRDDEFLVLACDGIWDCKSNQQVVDFIHTKLTQYADKLQDKHSHGVGVGDKHGHGVGVGDKHGHGVGMGMGMGMDRRKEVLERICEELCDLCLSSNPSESEGIGCDNMTVIIVLFNQQLYNKIH
- a CDS encoding haloacid dehalogenase-like hydrolase family protein, with protein sequence MDLNISAAERTKFFNCSKHFWSNVPMEIYFSNEKNKLLTIRDGETTVWTSAHGSYCKFLYAYGNSKEITLLQLITLQNHSHQRLYYCKLNKVSGNSGDKVNNGDTDNGNTDKVWLEVDRDVLFEEMSVLSEGLPSNESEMERWTAESNFHNFVPKEKPKYFAVDLDRTFLIHNSKKMIENVKSFEHLRENNFVPFFCTGRSYQCAFDGFNEIMSQYSTYNGYPGVYNNGAMVFDSHGNIIHSNTFSHEYMEKLVQYIVENNLEEYFLFHDVDDFYCLKDPLFLTSKLFLFYEFLNPKVISPSELVSKSIVMTYFGKYLVEFGPFVNGVDHIGKFTLYELFAEIVPPGTSKCSGVKHIMQHYNLSSKELYFVGDGENDVEIMQMLENSFAVLNAPDRVKKFAKFTLPKTHDNNAVKLLFNTIYH